The sequence CATAAACCGCCGAGCCGAGAATCTCCGACAGGCTCACGGTCTGGCGACGCAGGTTCGGCAACTCCAGCGCCATGAAATTCTTGCCCGGAATGGTTTCGACCACGCGGATCGACACCAGCGACAGCGAGCGCGCCAGGTCTTTCGCGAGACCGACGATCTGGCTGCCCTTCACGCCCGTGGCCGGTTCGATTTCATAACGCGTGACGACCGGCCCGGGATACGCAGCGACCACGCTCACTTCGACGCCGAAGTCCTTGAGCTTCTTCTCGATCAGACGCGAGGTGAATTCGAGCGTGTCGGCGGAAATGGTTTCCTGCGCGACCGGCGCGGCGTCGAGCAGCGAGATGGGCGGCAAGGTGGAGTCGCCCGGCAGATCGGTGAACAACGGCACTTGCCGTTCTTTCTCGACGCGCTCCGATTTGGCCGGCGTGACGACCGGCGGCACGATCACGACCGGCTCGTGTTCCTCGATCCGCACACGGCCTTTTTCGACCTTGCCTTCGCGCTTCACGGCCGCCGCTTCGCCCAGCTTGCGATCGCGGCCAGCCTCGCGGCGCAGCTTCGCGAACGTGACGGCGGAAATGATCGACTCGCCGACCTTTTCCGACACCGACAGCCACGAGAAACGGAAATACAGCGACAAGCCGATCGCGAGCGCGATCAGCAAGGCCAGCGTGCCGCCGGTGAAACCGAGCGCATGCGAAACTCCGCGCGCCACCGCCTCGCCGATCACGCCGCCGGGCGCACGCGGCAACTGCACTTTCAGCGACCACATGCGCAGCGCCTCGATACCGTCGCAGGCGAGCAGCACGAGCATGAACGCGAACGCATCGGCGAGCCAACTGACGTCGCGCGGCTTGTCTTCCTGCTCGTCTTCGTTGCGGGTGATGCGCTTGTAGTTGGCGGAGATATGGCGGCCGAGCAGCACGATCCACCAGTAGGCGGACAGGCCGAACAGCAGCAGCAGGATGTCCGACGTCCAGGCGCCGACACGGCCCGCCCAGTTGCCGATATGGTCGACCTGAGCAGCGTGGGTCCAGCTCGGATCGCGCCGGCTGTAGCTGACGAGCGCCATGAGCAGGAACACGCCGAGCGCCACCTGCAGGATCCAGCGGATTTCGGTGAAAAGGCGCGACATGCGGTGCGGCAATGCCTGCGCGCTCGCGGAATAGGGAGCTTTTGCCATTGATCCTGTTGCGTGTGGGGCCACGTACGGCCGATTCCCGGCTGGCGCCTCGCCCAGCGCGGTTTCGGGCCCGCTCGCGGCGACCGGAAACTTCGATCCGGCCTATTGTAAACGCAGTGTCCCGCGCAAGGCTGTAAATGACGGTAACTTGGCCGATTGGCTACACCAACGCGCCGCGGCCCGCGC is a genomic window of Paraburkholderia bryophila containing:
- a CDS encoding DNA translocase FtsK, which encodes MAKAPYSASAQALPHRMSRLFTEIRWILQVALGVFLLMALVSYSRRDPSWTHAAQVDHIGNWAGRVGAWTSDILLLLFGLSAYWWIVLLGRHISANYKRITRNEDEQEDKPRDVSWLADAFAFMLVLLACDGIEALRMWSLKVQLPRAPGGVIGEAVARGVSHALGFTGGTLALLIALAIGLSLYFRFSWLSVSEKVGESIISAVTFAKLRREAGRDRKLGEAAAVKREGKVEKGRVRIEEHEPVVIVPPVVTPAKSERVEKERQVPLFTDLPGDSTLPPISLLDAAPVAQETISADTLEFTSRLIEKKLKDFGVEVSVVAAYPGPVVTRYEIEPATGVKGSQIVGLAKDLARSLSLVSIRVVETIPGKNFMALELPNLRRQTVSLSEILGSAVYADAASPLTMGLGKDIGGKPVCADLAKMPHLLVAGTTGSGKSVGINAMILSLLYKASADQVRMILIDPKMLEMSVYEGIPHLLCPVVTDMRQAGHALNWAVAEMERRYKLMSKLGVRNLAGYNNKIDEAAKREEKLPNPFSLTPDDPEPLSRLPNIVVVIDELADLMMVVGKKVEELIARIAQKARAAGIHLILATQRPSVDVITGLIKANVPTRMAFQVSSKIDSRTILDQQGAESLLGMGDMLYLPPGSGMPVRVHGAFVSDEEVHRVVDKLKEQGEPNYIEGILEGGVTGEGDEGSAGAGGTGAGDGESDPLYDQAVDVVLKNRRASISLVQRHLRIGYNRAARLLEQMENSGVVSSMSSNGNREILAPAREAE